One window of the Gammaproteobacteria bacterium genome contains the following:
- the rpsQ gene encoding 30S ribosomal protein S17, which translates to MSEQAKVVREVTGRVVSNKMDKTITVLVERRVRHPVYKKYITRSSKLHAHDEKNECNEGDVVTITQCRPLSKNKSWSLVRIDEKAVAI; encoded by the coding sequence ATGAGTGAACAGGCAAAAGTCGTGCGCGAAGTGACTGGTCGTGTCGTCAGCAACAAGATGGACAAGACCATTACCGTATTGGTTGAGCGCCGCGTTCGTCACCCGGTGTACAAGAAATACATCACCCGTTCTTCGAAACTGCATGCGCATGACGAAAAGAACGAGTGCAACGAAGGCGATGTTGTCACCATTACTCAGTGCCGCCCGTTGTCCAAGAACAAATCTTGGAGCTTGGTGCGTATCGATGAGAAGGCTGTAGCAATCTAG
- the rpmC gene encoding 50S ribosomal protein L29 → MNAIELRNKSVPELQSELEGLLREGFNLRMQHGTGQMAQGHRLRQNRRAIARVKTILGEKAGN, encoded by the coding sequence ATGAATGCGATTGAATTGCGAAACAAGAGTGTCCCCGAGCTCCAGTCCGAGCTCGAAGGTCTGTTGCGCGAAGGTTTTAATCTGCGTATGCAGCACGGTACCGGTCAAATGGCTCAAGGCCATCGGCTGAGGCAAAATCGTCGCGCGATTGCGCGTGTGAAGACTATTCTGGGTGAGAAAGCAGGTAACTGA
- the rplP gene encoding 50S ribosomal protein L16, giving the protein MLQPKRTKFRKVHKGRNRGLAQRGNKVSFGEYGLKATSRGRITARQIEAARRALTRHVKRGGRIWIRIFPDKPITQKPLEVRMGSGKGNVEYWVAQIEPGRMLYEMEGVTEEIAREAFRLAAAKLPVQTTFVSRRVM; this is encoded by the coding sequence ATGCTGCAACCGAAAAGAACCAAATTCCGCAAGGTCCATAAGGGGCGGAACCGAGGCTTGGCCCAACGTGGCAACAAAGTCAGCTTCGGAGAATACGGACTAAAGGCTACAAGTCGTGGTAGAATAACGGCCCGCCAGATTGAGGCGGCACGTCGTGCCTTGACCCGTCATGTCAAGCGTGGTGGTAGGATTTGGATTCGAATCTTCCCCGACAAGCCAATTACGCAGAAGCCCCTGGAAGTACGTATGGGTAGCGGTAAGGGTAACGTAGAGTATTGGGTTGCTCAGATTGAGCCAGGCCGCATGCTCTATGAAATGGAAGGGGTTACTGAAGAAATTGCACGGGAAGCGTTTCGTCTGGCCGCTGCCAAACTGCCGGTGCAGACAACGTTTGTCAGCAGAAGGGTTATGTAA